One genomic segment of Dehalogenimonas alkenigignens includes these proteins:
- a CDS encoding helix-turn-helix domain-containing protein translates to MYSTKEAAEKLGLSQDHVRLLARTGQIKAKRLGHDWVILGLDYKRKRQPKQMKSR, encoded by the coding sequence ATGTACTCGACCAAAGAAGCCGCCGAAAAGCTAGGATTATCTCAAGATCACGTCCGCTTGTTGGCTAGAACTGGGCAGATCAAGGCAAAGAGACTTGGACACGATTGGGTGATATTGGGGTTGGACTATAAAAGAAAAAGGCAACCGAAACAGATGAAAAGCCGCTAG
- the cimA gene encoding citramalate synthase, whose product MTRIEIYDTTLRDGAQREGISFSVLDKLHIAQKLDEFGVDYIEGGWPGANPKDNEFFQRAALNHFKNARLVAFGSTRKAGVAVESDVNIRALLESGAPVVTLVGKSSAPQVEKVLATSLEENIAMVADSIRYLKSKGRAVFLDAEHFFDGFKADKDYSLKVLSAAEKAGADCLVLCDTNGGSLPEEVGEAVRAVVAVAGVPVGIHAHNDAELAVANTLAAVRAGATQVQGTVNGYGERCGNANLCSIIPALKLKIGLDVIDDQRLSRLADLSHFVSEAANLAPDPFLPYVGHSAFSHKAGLHVSGLSRWVFAYQHIDPAAVGNKPRTLVSELAGRANIIQRAQEIGVALSPRSAEAQSLLERVKQLESMGFQYENAEASFDLLVHRAGPGYRAPFELIDFMVVIEKRRRRPTIACEEEEMMSEAIVKVRVNGEVMHTAAEGNGPVNALDLALRKALLPYYPALDAVKLTDFKVRVLEESTGTESLVRVLIESSNGAEEWHTVGASANLIEASWLALVDSLEYFLLNRK is encoded by the coding sequence ATGACCAGAATAGAGATCTACGATACGACTCTTCGTGACGGCGCCCAGCGGGAGGGCATCTCCTTCTCGGTGTTGGACAAGCTGCACATCGCGCAGAAGCTGGATGAATTCGGCGTTGATTACATCGAAGGCGGCTGGCCCGGCGCCAACCCCAAGGACAACGAATTTTTCCAACGAGCGGCGTTGAACCACTTCAAGAACGCCCGCCTGGTGGCTTTCGGCAGCACCCGCAAGGCCGGAGTGGCCGTTGAAAGCGATGTCAACATTCGGGCACTGCTGGAGTCCGGCGCGCCGGTGGTTACATTGGTAGGCAAGAGTTCGGCGCCGCAGGTGGAGAAGGTTTTAGCCACCAGCCTTGAAGAGAACATCGCCATGGTGGCCGACTCCATCCGCTATCTAAAGTCCAAAGGCCGCGCCGTATTCCTGGATGCCGAGCACTTTTTCGATGGCTTCAAAGCTGATAAAGACTATTCGCTGAAGGTGCTGTCGGCGGCCGAAAAGGCGGGAGCCGACTGTCTGGTGCTGTGCGATACCAACGGCGGCAGCCTTCCTGAAGAAGTTGGTGAAGCTGTCCGCGCCGTCGTCGCCGTTGCTGGGGTGCCGGTAGGCATCCATGCCCACAACGACGCCGAACTGGCGGTAGCCAACACCCTGGCCGCCGTCCGCGCCGGGGCTACCCAGGTACAGGGCACGGTTAACGGCTACGGCGAAAGATGCGGGAACGCCAATCTTTGCTCCATCATTCCCGCCCTCAAGCTCAAGATAGGTCTGGATGTCATCGATGACCAGCGGTTGTCCCGTCTGGCTGACCTGTCCCACTTCGTCTCCGAGGCAGCCAATCTGGCGCCGGACCCGTTCCTGCCCTATGTCGGCCATTCCGCCTTCAGCCACAAAGCTGGGCTGCATGTTTCCGGCCTGTCGCGCTGGGTATTTGCCTATCAGCATATTGACCCGGCGGCTGTCGGCAATAAGCCACGGACGCTGGTCTCGGAGTTGGCCGGCCGGGCTAATATCATCCAGCGGGCGCAGGAGATCGGTGTGGCGCTGTCTCCTAGAAGCGCTGAAGCCCAAAGCCTGCTGGAGCGGGTTAAACAACTGGAGAGCATGGGCTTCCAGTATGAGAACGCTGAGGCCTCATTCGACCTGCTGGTCCACCGCGCCGGTCCAGGCTACCGGGCGCCTTTCGAATTAATCGATTTCATGGTCGTCATCGAGAAACGCCGCCGCCGCCCGACCATCGCCTGTGAAGAAGAAGAGATGATGAGCGAGGCCATCGTGAAAGTGCGGGTCAACGGCGAGGTGATGCATACCGCCGCCGAAGGCAACGGCCCAGTAAACGCGTTGGATCTCGCCCTGCGCAAAGCCCTGCTGCCGTACTACCCCGCGCTGGACGCGGTGAAACTGACAGATTTCAAGGTGCGCGTTCTGGAAGAAAGCACCGGTACGGAGTCGCTGGTGCGGGTCCTGATCGAATCCTCCAACGGCGCCGAGGAATGGCATACCGTTGGGGCATCGGCCAACCTTATCGAAGCATCCTGGCTGGCGCTGGTCGACAGCCTGGAGTATTTTCTGCTCAACCGTAAGTGA
- a CDS encoding thymidylate synthase has product MRASTITARDLSEAWFLCLREVLTHGYEYTIERGSYAGQKRRELDMVTVQILNPGNRPIIPDVPPGVPPPSTMEYLDHYLPYLMTAQRAEGEQYTYGQYLEGQIAEVIRMYKEDGFNTNQAYMTVGNPEAIFLTDPPCLRGIDTRIRYGKLHFIVYFRSWDLWAGFPSNLAAMQLLKEYMACEIGVGDGEIFAVSKGMHLYDYAWDIARTACGLDEI; this is encoded by the coding sequence ATGAGAGCATCGACCATTACCGCCCGCGACCTGTCGGAAGCCTGGTTTCTGTGCCTTCGCGAGGTGTTGACGCACGGTTACGAATACACCATCGAGCGTGGCTCATATGCCGGGCAGAAGCGCCGCGAACTGGATATGGTCACGGTCCAGATCCTGAATCCAGGCAACCGGCCCATCATACCCGACGTGCCGCCAGGGGTCCCGCCGCCTTCGACTATGGAATATCTGGATCATTATCTGCCGTATTTGATGACGGCGCAGCGCGCTGAAGGTGAACAATATACATATGGCCAGTATCTTGAAGGTCAGATCGCCGAAGTCATCCGTATGTATAAAGAGGACGGCTTCAACACTAACCAGGCATATATGACGGTGGGGAATCCCGAGGCTATCTTTCTCACCGATCCACCATGCCTTCGCGGCATCGACACCCGCATCCGCTATGGTAAGCTGCATTTCATTGTCTATTTTAGATCATGGGATTTGTGGGCGGGTTTTCCGTCCAACCTGGCGGCAATGCAGCTTCTCAAGGAGTACATGGCGTGCGAGATCGGCGTGGGGGACGGCGAAATATTTGCTGTCAGTAAGGGAATGCACTTATACGATTACGCTTGGGATATCGCTCGAACTGCTTGTGGTCTGGACGAAATATGA
- a CDS encoding TOTE conflict system archaeo-eukaryotic primase domain-containing protein gives MAIQSPSVLIQLQREEVLASLLLDLYFLPGAFYHAGQLVTDHKSYPLIREPITIRRVLQHIRGETSICAIPSHNGFSKWISIDLDMLDLDVLRKSYDALWGNGLPFYVSFSGKKGYHLTAFFESAVPTQQAIETAQRVKKLLGAYQIPYDSISPSITGKGNSFALPLGLHPETGKLCHFLDDDLNEVSDPIDFLKNISRITVSQSSLTTPDTISARPCVNQLWKAGLQKPHTRHSATCVIANALVKNKELSEKESLIIHWAGNRIPDCLTTSSREWRVKDALRLLKHYQRYGAHAELCENPIFKSAMRSACEKEFQCKLVQNHGHCNLRLLQRLGVFNAPNAKPKGIGKSAWAIYLVIEDIADELPVGTWDKQPTFTLSIQQLIQLSNCSKRTVIDARNKLLDYGLLKRVPVASRFTLYVLPAITQDLVGSVLSKLRE, from the coding sequence GTGGCAATCCAAAGCCCCAGTGTGCTGATTCAGCTCCAAAGAGAAGAAGTCTTGGCATCTTTGCTCTTGGACTTGTATTTCCTACCTGGGGCTTTCTACCATGCTGGTCAACTAGTAACAGATCACAAATCTTACCCCCTTATTCGAGAGCCGATAACTATTCGGAGGGTGCTTCAACACATTCGAGGGGAGACGAGCATATGCGCCATTCCAAGCCACAATGGTTTCTCTAAATGGATATCGATAGATCTTGACATGCTCGATTTGGATGTATTGAGGAAGTCATATGATGCCCTGTGGGGCAATGGTTTGCCGTTCTACGTCTCCTTTTCGGGCAAGAAGGGATATCACCTAACCGCATTTTTTGAGAGTGCAGTGCCTACCCAACAAGCCATTGAAACCGCTCAGAGGGTTAAAAAATTACTGGGCGCCTATCAGATTCCATATGATTCTATTTCTCCGTCTATAACAGGAAAAGGCAATTCGTTTGCCCTCCCATTAGGGCTACATCCCGAGACAGGCAAATTATGTCATTTCCTCGATGACGACTTGAATGAAGTCAGTGACCCGATTGACTTTCTGAAGAACATCTCAAGGATCACAGTCAGTCAATCTTCTCTCACCACCCCAGATACAATCTCTGCTCGGCCTTGCGTGAATCAGCTTTGGAAGGCTGGGCTACAAAAACCACATACCAGGCATTCGGCAACATGTGTGATTGCCAACGCACTCGTAAAAAATAAAGAGTTGTCTGAGAAAGAGAGTCTGATCATACACTGGGCTGGAAACAGAATCCCTGATTGCTTAACAACTTCTAGTAGGGAATGGCGAGTTAAAGATGCTTTACGACTTCTAAAACATTATCAAAGATATGGCGCTCATGCAGAGCTATGTGAAAATCCAATCTTTAAATCAGCTATGCGTTCGGCATGTGAAAAGGAATTCCAGTGTAAACTCGTACAGAACCATGGACATTGTAATCTCAGGTTGCTACAGAGACTTGGAGTCTTCAATGCGCCAAATGCCAAACCTAAAGGAATCGGTAAGTCAGCCTGGGCTATTTATCTGGTCATAGAAGATATCGCTGATGAACTCCCTGTCGGAACCTGGGACAAGCAACCTACTTTTACTCTGTCTATACAACAGCTCATTCAGTTATCCAACTGTAGCAAGAGAACCGTGATTGACGCGAGGAATAAGTTACTGGATTATGGCTTATTAAAAAGAGTACCTGTCGCTTCTAGATTCACTCTTTACGTTTTACCCGCAATCACTCAAGATCTCGTTGGGAGTGTATTGTCGAAACTAAGGGAGTAG
- the leuD gene encoding 3-isopropylmalate dehydratase small subunit, protein MLKGRVHKYGANVDTDAIIPARYLNVSDPYELARHCMEDIDLDFVKKAKPGDIIVATTNFGCGSSREHAPIAIKASGVSAVIAGSFARIFFRNAINIGLPLLESPEAVEAADAGDELEIDLDSGTINNLTKGKTFRASAYPVFMSGIIRAGGLIEYTRERLKNISAGAAKTTKDA, encoded by the coding sequence ATGCTCAAAGGCCGCGTTCATAAATACGGCGCCAACGTGGACACCGACGCCATCATCCCGGCGCGCTATCTCAATGTCTCAGATCCGTACGAACTGGCCCGCCACTGCATGGAGGACATCGATCTGGATTTCGTAAAAAAAGCTAAGCCTGGCGATATCATCGTGGCGACGACCAACTTCGGCTGCGGCTCGTCACGGGAGCATGCGCCCATCGCCATCAAGGCCTCCGGCGTCTCGGCCGTCATCGCCGGGAGTTTTGCCCGCATCTTTTTCAGAAACGCCATCAACATCGGCTTGCCGCTCCTGGAAAGCCCGGAAGCGGTGGAGGCTGCCGACGCCGGCGACGAACTGGAGATAGATCTCGATTCCGGCACCATCAACAATCTGACCAAAGGCAAAACATTCAGGGCGTCAGCCTACCCGGTGTTCATGAGCGGTATCATCAGGGCTGGCGGCCTCATCGAATACACCCGAGAGAGGTTAAAAAATATTTCAGCCGGAGCGGCAAAAACGACAAAAGACGCTTGA
- a CDS encoding MgtC/SapB family protein: MTDEVTMLLRLVLAGTLGAVIGIQREKAGKAAGVRTLALIALGSSLFTILSIFAFETADPARLAANIVTGIGFLGAGTIILRREEGIVEGLTTAATIWVAAAIGVAAGAGRYFIAAAAGGLVLVVLLLPHVHSDQGSKKK, from the coding sequence TTGACAGACGAAGTCACCATGCTGTTGCGGTTAGTTCTGGCCGGAACGCTGGGAGCGGTGATCGGCATTCAACGTGAAAAGGCCGGAAAAGCGGCCGGGGTCCGCACCTTGGCGTTGATAGCTCTAGGGTCGTCGCTATTCACCATCCTGTCTATTTTTGCCTTTGAGACCGCGGATCCGGCGCGTCTGGCGGCCAATATCGTCACCGGCATCGGTTTCCTGGGCGCCGGCACCATCATATTGCGGCGGGAAGAAGGCATCGTCGAGGGATTGACTACCGCGGCGACCATCTGGGTGGCCGCCGCTATCGGCGTCGCCGCCGGCGCCGGGCGATATTTTATCGCCGCCGCCGCCGGCGGGTTGGTTCTGGTGGTGTTGCTTCTGCCTCATGTGCATTCAGACCAAGGGAGTAAGAAAAAGTGA
- the ilvC gene encoding ketol-acid reductoisomerase, which yields MATIYYEKDCNLKLLSGKTIGIVGYGSQGHAHAQNLRDSGCKVIIGGVPGSPSCCRAADEKFDVVATAEMAKKADLIMMLAPDQVQARVYREDIAPHLRPGMTLMFAHGFNIHFGQILPPDNVDVAMIAPKGPGHMVRQVYTEGAGVPALVAVHQDATGNAKATALAYAAGIGAARAGVLETTFAEETETDLFGEQAVLCGGASALIKAGFETLVEAGYQPEVAYFECLHELKLIVDLIYQGGLRYMRYSISDTAEYGDYSRGPRIVTDETKEEMWRILTEIQDGSFAREWILENQAGKPHFNALRRIEATHPIELVGEELRGMMSWLKKPKK from the coding sequence ATGGCTACCATTTATTACGAAAAAGACTGCAATCTTAAACTGCTTTCCGGTAAAACCATCGGCATTGTCGGCTACGGCTCTCAGGGTCACGCCCACGCCCAGAACCTGCGCGACAGCGGCTGTAAAGTGATCATCGGCGGCGTGCCAGGTTCACCGTCATGCTGCCGCGCCGCCGATGAAAAATTCGATGTTGTAGCCACCGCGGAGATGGCCAAAAAAGCCGACCTGATCATGATGCTGGCTCCGGACCAGGTGCAGGCTAGGGTTTACCGGGAGGATATCGCTCCGCACCTGCGCCCGGGCATGACGCTCATGTTCGCTCACGGCTTCAATATCCATTTCGGCCAGATACTGCCCCCGGACAACGTTGACGTGGCCATGATCGCGCCTAAAGGCCCCGGCCACATGGTACGCCAGGTGTACACCGAGGGCGCCGGCGTGCCGGCGCTGGTCGCCGTCCACCAGGACGCCACCGGCAACGCCAAAGCTACCGCGTTGGCTTATGCTGCCGGCATCGGCGCCGCCCGCGCCGGCGTGCTGGAGACGACCTTCGCTGAGGAAACCGAGACTGACCTCTTCGGCGAGCAGGCGGTTCTCTGCGGCGGCGCTTCGGCCCTCATCAAGGCTGGCTTCGAGACGCTGGTCGAAGCAGGCTATCAGCCGGAGGTGGCTTACTTCGAGTGCCTCCACGAGCTCAAGCTGATCGTCGACCTTATCTACCAGGGCGGCCTGCGCTACATGCGCTATTCCATCTCCGACACCGCCGAGTACGGCGATTATTCCCGCGGCCCGCGTATCGTTACCGACGAAACCAAAGAAGAGATGTGGCGGATCCTGACTGAGATCCAGGACGGCAGCTTTGCCCGGGAGTGGATTTTAGAGAACCAGGCCGGCAAGCCGCACTTCAACGCCTTGCGGCGGATCGAGGCAACCCATCCCATCGAACTGGTCGGGGAGGAGTTGCGCGGCATGATGAGCTGGCTGAAAAAACCGAAGAAGTAA
- the leuB gene encoding 3-isopropylmalate dehydrogenase has product MKYRITVLPGDGIGPDVMAEGVKVLQAVGRKFGHSFKLEYELIGAVAIDKTESALPEETLAMCKRSDAVMLAAVGDPRYDDPKLPVHPEDGLLALRKGLGLFANLRPVRVFDELVNASTLKPEVLQGTDFVFVRELTGGVYFAKPKKEWVTSRGRKATDSMTYSEQEIERIIRVGFELARARKKRLVSVDKANVLKSSRLWRQVAVEVSRDYPDVALSHVLVDACAMQLIRTPAMFDVIVTENLFGDILSDEAAQLAGSMGMLPSASLSGIPVAGKRTFGLYEPIHGSAPTIAGKDIANPIATILSVAMMLRHSLALDSEAAAVEQAAESVLKHGYRTDDIMAPESTRVGTRQMGDLIAARI; this is encoded by the coding sequence TTGAAATATCGCATCACCGTACTGCCCGGCGACGGCATCGGGCCGGATGTCATGGCCGAGGGCGTCAAGGTTCTCCAGGCTGTCGGCAGGAAATTCGGCCACAGCTTTAAGCTGGAGTATGAACTAATCGGCGCCGTAGCCATTGACAAGACCGAGTCGGCGCTGCCCGAAGAGACCCTGGCCATGTGCAAGAGGAGCGACGCGGTGATGCTGGCTGCCGTCGGCGACCCTCGCTACGATGACCCGAAATTGCCGGTGCACCCTGAAGACGGTTTGCTCGCCCTGCGCAAAGGATTGGGACTGTTCGCCAACCTGCGGCCGGTCAGGGTCTTTGATGAGCTGGTCAATGCCTCCACCCTCAAGCCGGAGGTTTTGCAGGGTACCGACTTCGTCTTCGTCCGAGAGCTCACCGGCGGCGTCTATTTTGCCAAACCCAAGAAGGAATGGGTAACTTCAAGAGGGCGCAAGGCCACTGACTCCATGACCTACTCGGAGCAGGAAATCGAACGCATTATCCGTGTCGGCTTCGAGCTGGCTCGGGCGCGCAAGAAACGGCTGGTGTCGGTGGACAAGGCCAATGTGTTGAAATCATCCCGCCTGTGGCGGCAGGTAGCAGTCGAGGTATCCCGTGACTACCCTGATGTTGCCCTGTCCCACGTCCTGGTTGACGCCTGTGCCATGCAGCTTATCCGGACGCCTGCCATGTTTGATGTCATCGTCACCGAGAACCTTTTTGGTGATATCCTGTCTGACGAGGCTGCGCAGCTGGCCGGCTCCATGGGCATGCTGCCGTCGGCCTCGCTCTCCGGCATACCGGTGGCCGGCAAGCGAACATTCGGCCTGTACGAGCCTATCCACGGCAGCGCGCCGACCATCGCTGGCAAGGACATCGCCAATCCCATCGCCACTATTCTCTCCGTAGCCATGATGCTGCGCCATTCGCTGGCTCTCGATTCCGAGGCCGCCGCTGTCGAACAAGCGGCCGAGAGCGTGCTCAAGCATGGCTACCGCACCGATGATATAATGGCCCCGGAGAGCACCCGGGTAGGCACCCGCCAGATGGGGGATTTGATCGCCGCGAGAATCTAA
- a CDS encoding SagB/ThcOx family dehydrogenase encodes MDANHIVSVHDDKSAVIGLPSPKTTGTLSVEEAIAKRRSARSFTSQPLALEELSQLLWSLQGITDCRSFRTAPSAGAVFPLKIVVAVGSVGSTVLPPGLYFYMPQEHALLPRRIGDCRSALTDAAIGQDSISTAPLSLVIAADYELTRSRYRIRTERYVHMEAGHAAQNLYLQAVAMGLGTVAIGAFDDAAVREAAALPGNFQPLYIMPVGCPSREP; translated from the coding sequence ATGGATGCAAATCATATCGTTTCGGTACATGACGACAAGTCTGCGGTGATCGGTTTGCCGTCCCCGAAGACCACCGGGACGTTAAGCGTCGAGGAGGCCATTGCCAAGCGGCGGTCGGCGCGATCTTTCACCTCGCAACCGCTGGCGCTGGAAGAGCTGTCACAGCTTTTATGGTCTCTCCAGGGCATCACCGACTGTCGGTCGTTCAGGACCGCCCCAAGTGCCGGCGCTGTCTTTCCGCTGAAGATTGTGGTGGCTGTTGGCAGTGTGGGCTCGACAGTCCTGCCGCCTGGGCTTTATTTCTATATGCCGCAAGAACATGCCCTGCTTCCTCGCCGAATCGGCGACTGCCGGTCGGCTCTGACCGACGCCGCCATCGGCCAGGACTCGATCAGCACAGCACCGCTGTCGCTGGTCATCGCTGCGGACTATGAGCTTACCCGGAGTCGATATCGCATCCGGACCGAGCGGTATGTTCATATGGAAGCCGGGCATGCGGCTCAGAACCTCTACCTGCAGGCGGTCGCCATGGGATTGGGTACAGTGGCAATCGGTGCATTTGACGATGCCGCCGTCAGGGAAGCAGCTGCGCTGCCGGGGAACTTTCAACCGCTATATATCATGCCTGTCGGCTGCCCTTCCCGTGAACCTTAA
- the leuC gene encoding 3-isopropylmalate dehydratase large subunit — translation MNLAEKILAAHAGKERVSPGEFISARVDVVLANDITAPIAIREFWKLGLEKVFDPKKIVLVPDHFVPNKDIQSAEQAKILREFARAQGVNFFECGQMGIEHVILHEKGLVMPGDLVIGADSHTCTYGALGAFATGMGSTDVASAMATGDIWMKVPPTIKFVYKGKLPKHVGGKDLILYTIGKIGVDGALYAAMEFGGEVIDKLSMEGRFTMANMAIEAGAKAGLFYADKKAVAYAKGRGKRQPVVFEPDADAKYEAVHEYDVSGMEPQVALPHLPSNVKPVSQVGRVYIDQVVIGSCTNGRFEDLQVAANILNKKKVNSNVRCIIIPGSQQVYMDALRSGYIEVFIEAGCAVSTPTCGPCLGGHMGILATGEKCLATTNRNFIGRMGSPKSEVYLAGPAVAAASAIAGKIVSPGDLAT, via the coding sequence GTGAATCTAGCCGAAAAGATACTGGCCGCCCATGCCGGCAAAGAACGGGTTAGTCCCGGCGAATTTATTTCCGCCAGGGTAGATGTTGTCTTAGCCAACGATATCACCGCGCCGATCGCCATCCGGGAGTTCTGGAAGCTGGGGCTGGAGAAGGTCTTCGATCCCAAGAAAATCGTCCTGGTCCCGGACCATTTCGTGCCGAATAAGGATATCCAGTCGGCGGAGCAGGCTAAGATACTGCGGGAATTCGCCCGCGCCCAGGGGGTTAATTTCTTCGAGTGCGGCCAGATGGGGATCGAGCACGTCATCCTGCACGAAAAGGGTTTGGTCATGCCCGGCGACCTGGTTATCGGTGCCGATTCCCACACCTGCACCTACGGCGCGCTGGGAGCTTTCGCCACCGGCATGGGCTCGACCGATGTCGCCTCAGCCATGGCCACCGGCGACATCTGGATGAAAGTTCCGCCGACCATCAAGTTTGTCTACAAGGGCAAGCTGCCCAAGCATGTCGGCGGCAAGGATCTGATCCTTTACACCATCGGCAAGATCGGCGTTGACGGGGCTCTTTACGCTGCCATGGAGTTCGGCGGCGAAGTCATCGACAAGCTATCCATGGAAGGCCGCTTCACCATGGCCAACATGGCCATTGAGGCTGGCGCCAAGGCCGGGCTGTTTTACGCGGATAAAAAGGCGGTTGCTTACGCTAAAGGCCGCGGCAAGCGCCAGCCGGTGGTCTTCGAACCCGACGCCGATGCCAAATATGAGGCTGTTCACGAGTACGATGTCAGCGGCATGGAGCCGCAGGTAGCCCTGCCGCACCTGCCGTCCAACGTCAAACCGGTCAGCCAGGTGGGCCGGGTTTATATCGACCAGGTGGTCATCGGTTCCTGCACCAACGGCCGCTTTGAAGACCTGCAGGTCGCGGCCAATATCCTGAACAAGAAAAAGGTCAACAGCAATGTCCGCTGCATCATCATCCCCGGCTCTCAGCAGGTCTATATGGATGCTCTGCGCTCGGGCTATATTGAGGTCTTCATCGAGGCCGGCTGCGCCGTGTCCACCCCCACCTGCGGGCCGTGTCTGGGCGGCCATATGGGCATTTTAGCGACCGGTGAGAAATGTCTGGCCACCACCAACCGCAACTTCATCGGCCGCATGGGCAGTCCCAAGTCTGAGGTCTATCTGGCCGGTCCGGCGGTGGCTGCGGCATCGGCTATTGCCGGTAAAATTGTGTCGCCCGGAGACCTGGCAACCTAA
- a CDS encoding 2-isopropylmalate synthase has product MNKLLIFDTTLRDGEQAAGASLNIQEKLEIARALEALGVDIIEAGFPVTSPGDFEAVKRIAAEIRGCTVCGLARANPKDIDRAWEALQKARDPRIHVFISSSEVHMVHQLKKSREEVLSLARDMVARAKGYCSNIEFSPMDASRSDPQFIYALLEAVIDAGATTLNIPDTVGYAMPFEFGGLIEGIFNNVPNIDRAVISVHCHDDLGLSVANSLEAVRRGARQVECTVNGIGERAGNAALEEVVMAISTRPDLYDVTTSINTELIYPTSRLVSQRTGFPVQPNKSVVGANAFRHQSGIHQDGVIKMPKTYEIMDPKTVGVPASSLVLGKLSGRHAFKERLAELGYNLSECDFDRAFAAFKELADKKKEVTDRDIESLVAEEQRTVIEAYHLDRLQVTCGDRGIPTAAVRLIGPGGKVLEDAALGTGPVDAVYKAINRLVGVPNRLTEFSITSITAGIDAIGEVFIRIESEGVSYSGRGADTDVIVSSAKAYMNALNRLLAVRMNGQAKTPSGTVN; this is encoded by the coding sequence ATGAATAAGCTACTAATCTTCGACACCACCCTGCGCGACGGCGAACAGGCGGCCGGCGCCTCCCTCAATATTCAGGAGAAGCTGGAGATTGCCCGGGCTTTAGAAGCGCTGGGCGTTGATATCATTGAAGCCGGCTTCCCGGTAACCTCGCCCGGAGATTTCGAAGCGGTTAAGCGCATCGCCGCAGAAATCAGGGGCTGCACCGTCTGCGGCCTGGCGCGGGCCAATCCCAAAGACATTGACCGCGCCTGGGAGGCGCTGCAAAAAGCCCGCGACCCGCGCATCCACGTTTTCATTTCTTCCTCCGAGGTACACATGGTGCACCAGCTCAAGAAGAGCCGGGAGGAAGTCCTCAGCCTGGCCCGCGACATGGTTGCCAGAGCCAAAGGCTACTGTTCCAACATCGAGTTCTCCCCTATGGATGCCTCGAGGTCCGACCCGCAGTTTATCTACGCGCTGCTGGAAGCGGTCATCGACGCCGGGGCGACAACGCTGAACATACCTGATACTGTAGGCTACGCCATGCCTTTCGAGTTCGGAGGCCTCATCGAGGGTATCTTCAACAATGTTCCCAACATTGACAGAGCCGTTATTTCCGTCCACTGCCATGATGACTTGGGCCTGTCGGTCGCCAATTCACTGGAAGCCGTCAGGCGCGGCGCGCGCCAGGTGGAATGCACCGTCAACGGTATCGGCGAACGGGCCGGCAACGCTGCCCTTGAGGAAGTGGTGATGGCCATCAGCACCAGGCCTGACCTGTACGACGTGACGACTTCTATTAACACCGAATTGATCTATCCCACGTCCCGCCTGGTATCGCAGCGCACCGGCTTCCCCGTTCAGCCAAACAAGTCGGTGGTTGGAGCTAACGCCTTCCGCCACCAGTCCGGCATCCACCAGGATGGTGTCATCAAAATGCCCAAGACCTATGAGATCATGGATCCCAAAACGGTCGGCGTCCCGGCTTCGTCGCTGGTGCTGGGCAAGTTGTCAGGCCGCCACGCCTTCAAAGAGCGCCTGGCAGAACTGGGCTACAACCTGTCGGAATGCGATTTCGATCGGGCTTTCGCCGCTTTCAAGGAACTGGCCGATAAGAAAAAAGAGGTCACCGACCGGGACATCGAATCGCTGGTCGCTGAAGAACAGCGCACGGTCATCGAGGCTTACCACCTTGACCGCCTGCAGGTAACCTGCGGCGACCGGGGCATCCCCACCGCGGCGGTGAGACTCATCGGTCCTGGCGGCAAGGTTCTTGAAGATGCGGCCCTGGGCACCGGACCGGTGGATGCCGTCTACAAAGCCATCAATCGCCTGGTCGGCGTGCCTAACAGGCTGACTGAATTCTCGATCACCTCGATCACCGCCGGCATTGACGCCATTGGCGAGGTCTTTATCCGCATCGAGAGCGAGGGCGTATCATATTCCGGCCGCGGCGCTGATACCGACGTCATCGTCTCTTCGGCTAAGGCCTACATGAACGCTTTAAACCGCCTGCTGGCGGTTAGGATGAACGGGCAGGCGAAGACTCCTTCGGGAACAGTAAATTGA